The following are from one region of the Amycolatopsis sp. QT-25 genome:
- a CDS encoding PH domain-containing protein, whose product MAYPDDLLSENEHVVVHSHPHFKMLIFPFLALIVTLGVGIWLAVIAKDATAPWDLISEIAIAAVGLGLVVWLFLAPFVRWRTTHFIVTTDRLIAREGVLKRTGIDIPLSRINSVQFEHGLLDRVFGCGTLVIESASDEPLKFDDIPKVERVHTVIYREVNDNPYDDFAPPAAGAPQQTEPLPPQGPPPRGNRRR is encoded by the coding sequence GTGGCCTATCCGGACGATTTGCTCAGCGAAAACGAGCACGTCGTGGTGCACAGTCACCCGCATTTCAAGATGCTGATCTTCCCTTTCCTCGCGCTGATCGTCACGCTCGGCGTGGGCATCTGGCTGGCCGTGATCGCGAAGGACGCGACGGCCCCGTGGGACCTGATCTCGGAGATCGCGATCGCCGCGGTCGGGCTCGGTCTCGTCGTGTGGCTCTTCCTTGCCCCGTTCGTCCGCTGGCGCACGACGCATTTCATCGTGACCACGGATCGGCTGATCGCCCGCGAAGGCGTGCTCAAGCGGACCGGGATCGACATCCCGTTGTCGCGGATCAACAGCGTCCAGTTCGAGCACGGCCTGCTGGACCGGGTGTTCGGCTGCGGCACGCTGGTGATCGAGTCCGCCTCGGACGAACCGCTGAAGTTCGACGACATCCCCAAGGTCGAGCGTGTGCACACGGTGATCTACCGCGAAGTCAACGACAACCCGTACGACGACTTCGCGCCGCCTGCCGCCGGCGCGCCGCAGCAGACCGAACCCTTGCCGCCGCAAGGGCCTCCGCCGCGCGGAAACCGGCGGCGTTGA
- a CDS encoding hydroxymethylglutaryl-CoA lyase, with amino-acid sequence MGTRELGLPDRVPSAAALPQRVTIWEVGPRDGLQNEKSIVPVEVKLEFLDKLAAAGLTTLEATSFVSPKWVPQLADAEQLLAGLEKREGVRYPVLVPNERGLDRALEAGVSHIAIFASATETFAKKNLNSTVDDQFAMFEPVVTRARAEGLDVRGYVSMCFGDPWEGAVPAAQVAGVGKRLLDLGCSQLSLGDTIGVATAGQVEALIGQFADVAALAVHFHDTYGQALANTLAALRCGVSTVDSSAGGLGGCPYAESATGNLATEDLVWLLDGLGVETGVDLDALVATSKWMAGKLGRPSPSRVVNALAG; translated from the coding sequence ATGGGAACGCGAGAGCTGGGGCTGCCTGATCGCGTCCCGTCGGCCGCCGCGTTGCCGCAACGGGTGACGATCTGGGAGGTCGGCCCGCGTGACGGCCTCCAGAACGAGAAGTCGATCGTCCCGGTCGAGGTCAAACTCGAGTTCCTGGACAAGCTCGCCGCCGCCGGGCTGACCACGCTCGAGGCGACCAGTTTCGTGAGCCCGAAATGGGTGCCGCAGCTGGCCGACGCCGAGCAGCTGCTGGCCGGGCTCGAAAAGCGCGAGGGCGTCCGATACCCGGTGCTCGTCCCGAACGAACGCGGGCTGGACAGGGCGCTGGAGGCCGGGGTTTCGCATATCGCGATCTTCGCCAGCGCCACCGAGACCTTCGCCAAGAAGAACCTCAACTCGACGGTGGACGACCAGTTCGCGATGTTCGAGCCGGTCGTCACCCGCGCGCGGGCCGAAGGTCTCGACGTCCGCGGCTACGTGTCGATGTGCTTCGGCGACCCGTGGGAGGGTGCCGTCCCGGCCGCGCAGGTCGCCGGAGTGGGTAAGCGGCTGCTGGACCTCGGCTGCTCGCAGCTCTCCCTCGGGGACACCATCGGCGTCGCCACCGCCGGCCAGGTCGAGGCACTGATCGGGCAGTTCGCCGACGTCGCCGCGCTGGCCGTCCATTTCCACGACACCTATGGTCAGGCGCTCGCGAACACGCTGGCGGCCCTGCGTTGCGGCGTGTCCACTGTGGACTCCTCGGCCGGCGGCCTCGGCGGCTGCCCGTACGCCGAATCCGCCACCGGGAACCTCGCCACCGAAGATCTGGTGTGGCTGCTCGACGGTCTCGGCGTCGAAACCGGGGTGGACCTCGACGCGCTGGTGGCGACGAGCAAGTGGATGGCCGGGAAGCTGGGCAGGCCCAGCCCGTCCCGGGTGGTCAACGCGCTCGCCGGGTGA
- a CDS encoding TNT domain-containing protein translates to MTDPSEAGTCPIRLPVQYDDTPTPPHGARAPYAPSPWPPAVAPLRVPFPPRPVAPPPMGALRTERESVLALFLVHMFPIGHLPIAMGKPARQLPLPDGGSGPQDHPEAGVLDDSAALSHVSSGFRRSSTTRAVAPPPALRRGHDPWGGMSEEDWTARFVGENGCLWPPAELFPEGGIDPATPTMLEAGTLVDRFGDQHGRVFAEDGTLFPMRSLPPEQICAYRRYHVVRPLPVWRSVTAEWFGQPGGGVRFRTVLGADELVTLGFLADVTGEVR, encoded by the coding sequence GTGACCGATCCGAGCGAGGCCGGAACGTGCCCGATCCGGCTGCCCGTCCAGTACGACGACACCCCGACACCCCCGCACGGGGCGCGCGCTCCGTACGCGCCTTCGCCGTGGCCGCCCGCGGTGGCGCCCTTGCGGGTGCCGTTCCCGCCCCGGCCCGTCGCTCCGCCGCCCATGGGGGCGTTGCGGACCGAACGGGAGAGTGTGCTCGCGCTGTTCCTCGTGCACATGTTCCCGATCGGGCATCTGCCGATCGCGATGGGGAAACCCGCGCGCCAGTTGCCGCTCCCCGACGGCGGTTCCGGCCCGCAGGATCACCCCGAAGCGGGCGTGCTGGACGATTCGGCCGCGTTGTCGCATGTCAGCAGTGGCTTCCGGCGATCCTCGACGACGCGGGCCGTCGCACCCCCGCCGGCGTTGAGGAGGGGACACGATCCGTGGGGCGGCATGTCCGAAGAGGACTGGACGGCGCGCTTCGTCGGTGAGAACGGCTGTCTGTGGCCTCCCGCCGAACTCTTTCCCGAGGGCGGTATCGACCCGGCGACACCGACGATGCTCGAAGCAGGCACCCTTGTCGATCGCTTCGGGGATCAGCACGGCCGGGTGTTCGCCGAGGACGGGACCCTGTTCCCGATGCGCTCGCTGCCGCCAGAGCAGATCTGCGCGTACCGGCGTTATCACGTCGTCCGGCCGCTGCCGGTCTGGCGATCGGTGACCGCCGAATGGTTCGGCCAGCCGGGCGGCGGGGTGCGCTTCCGCACGGTGCTGGGCGCCGATGAACTCGTCACGCTGGGCTTTCTGGCGGACGTCACGGGGGAGGTTCGGTGA
- the hisN gene encoding histidinol-phosphatase: MTVPGYENDLELATRLADAADAITTTRFRALDLAVERKPDRTPVTDADTAVEDAIRAILATDRPDDAVLGEERGGTAATGRAWVLDPIDGTKNFLRGVPVWATLIALVEDGDPVVGMISAPLLGRRWWAAAGDGAWMSDSAGVRRISVSKVASLGDAYLSTTDVNSWVEYHSREKYLDLVDACWESRAFGDFWHHCLVAEGALDVTAECVVNPWDVAAAQVLVTEAGGRFSDLDGEARYDNGSALSTNGLLHDEVLAILQR, from the coding sequence GTGACCGTGCCTGGCTACGAGAATGATCTGGAACTCGCCACCCGGCTGGCCGACGCCGCCGACGCGATCACCACCACCCGGTTCCGCGCGCTCGACCTGGCCGTGGAGCGCAAACCCGACCGGACGCCGGTGACCGACGCCGACACCGCCGTCGAAGACGCCATCCGCGCGATCCTCGCCACGGACCGGCCGGACGACGCCGTACTCGGCGAGGAACGCGGGGGCACCGCGGCGACCGGCCGCGCCTGGGTGCTCGACCCGATCGACGGGACCAAGAACTTCCTCCGTGGTGTCCCGGTCTGGGCGACGCTGATCGCGCTGGTCGAAGACGGCGACCCCGTGGTGGGGATGATCAGCGCGCCGCTGCTCGGCCGCCGCTGGTGGGCCGCCGCGGGCGATGGCGCCTGGATGAGCGACTCCGCCGGCGTACGCCGCATCTCGGTGTCGAAGGTCGCGTCGCTCGGAGACGCGTATCTGTCCACGACGGACGTGAATTCGTGGGTGGAGTACCACTCACGGGAGAAATACCTCGACCTCGTCGACGCGTGCTGGGAAAGCCGTGCTTTCGGCGATTTCTGGCACCACTGCCTGGTCGCCGAAGGAGCGCTCGACGTCACCGCGGAATGCGTCGTGAACCCGTGGGACGTCGCTGCCGCCCAGGTGCTGGTCACCGAAGCCGGTGGCCGGTTCAGTGACCTCGACGGCGAAGCGCGCTACGACAACGGCTCCGCGCTCTCGACGAACGGCCTGCTCCACGACGAGGTCTTGGCGATCCTGCAGCGCTGA
- a CDS encoding response regulator transcription factor, with the protein MVLLAEDDPAIADPLSRALQREGYEVRVVGDGPAALDATESDRVDLLVLDLGLPGMDGLEVCRRLRASGTEVPVLMLTARTDEVDFVVGLDAGADDYVAKPFRLAELLARIRALLRRRAPDVLEAGGVRMDLGARMVTVDLHEVQLANKEFELLRVLMSRAGQVVSRDEILAEVWNDLESKTSKTLDMHMSWLRRKLAIAADEAVNRAGKAGGSGDSGHSMAADEAAGRAGKPGGNGDGERRIATVRGVGFRFNAE; encoded by the coding sequence ATGGTGCTACTCGCCGAGGACGACCCGGCCATCGCCGATCCGCTTTCCCGCGCACTCCAACGGGAGGGGTACGAGGTGCGGGTCGTCGGCGACGGTCCCGCCGCTCTCGACGCGACCGAGAGCGACAGGGTGGATCTGCTGGTCCTCGATCTCGGCCTGCCCGGCATGGACGGGCTCGAGGTGTGCCGGCGCCTGCGCGCCAGCGGCACCGAGGTGCCGGTGCTGATGCTCACCGCGCGCACGGACGAGGTCGATTTCGTGGTCGGGCTCGACGCCGGCGCGGACGACTACGTCGCGAAGCCGTTCCGGCTCGCCGAACTGCTGGCCCGCATCCGGGCGCTGCTCCGCCGCCGGGCCCCCGACGTGCTCGAAGCCGGGGGAGTGCGGATGGACCTCGGCGCCCGGATGGTCACCGTGGACCTGCACGAGGTGCAGCTGGCGAACAAGGAGTTCGAGCTGCTCCGGGTGCTGATGAGCCGCGCGGGCCAGGTGGTCAGCCGCGACGAGATCCTCGCCGAGGTGTGGAACGACCTCGAATCCAAGACCTCGAAGACCCTCGACATGCACATGTCGTGGCTCAGGCGGAAGCTCGCCATAGCCGCCGACGAAGCGGTCAACCGAGCAGGCAAGGCGGGTGGCTCAGGCGACAGTGGCCACAGCATGGCCGCCGACGAAGCCGCGGGCAGGGCGGGCAAACCCGGTGGGAACGGCGACGGGGAACGGCGGATCGCCACGGTCCGCGGCGTCGGTTTCCGCTTCAACGCGGAATAG
- a CDS encoding ATP-binding protein: MRRRILLAILLAVAVTAAVLGIPLGITAWQLVENLNRENLASSARGIAATLDNEIAVGQPIDLDLVRVAVPPGGLLTVRAQGQIEKRYGSDPGSDVVSERAPIALHGEVELAVPAGPMRTRQTQVTLLVLLLVVLSVGTGTVVATVTARRLAKPLRHVADRAVKLGGGDFRPDPKRYGVGELDMVAEALDASGSALAQLVQRERQLVGDVSHQLRSRLTALQLRLEPLTVHPDQDVVDEAKAAQEQADRLAEALDELLAAARAAREVGAEPVNLPEVLPEVSEEWRQLLRAEGRHLRIRVTDGLRARATPGRLREVVGVLLDNALRHGAGTVTLAARRGDTEGTVVIEVADTGSGVPDELAPHIFERGFSGGGSTGVGLALARALTEADGGRLELSSKQPAVFSLFLKVPRPGDVAEVRWPAERVPR; the protein is encoded by the coding sequence ATGCGCCGTCGCATCCTGCTGGCGATCCTGCTCGCCGTCGCGGTCACCGCGGCGGTGCTGGGCATCCCGCTGGGGATCACCGCCTGGCAGCTGGTCGAGAACCTCAACCGCGAGAACCTCGCTTCCTCGGCCCGGGGGATCGCGGCGACGCTGGACAACGAGATCGCCGTCGGCCAGCCGATCGACCTCGACCTCGTCCGGGTCGCCGTGCCGCCGGGCGGGCTGCTGACCGTCCGCGCGCAGGGGCAGATCGAAAAGCGATACGGCTCCGACCCCGGCTCGGACGTGGTGTCCGAACGGGCGCCGATCGCGTTGCACGGCGAGGTCGAACTGGCCGTGCCCGCCGGGCCCATGCGCACCCGCCAGACCCAGGTGACGTTGCTCGTACTCTTGCTGGTCGTGCTGTCGGTGGGCACCGGCACGGTGGTCGCGACGGTGACCGCGCGAAGGCTCGCGAAACCGCTGAGACACGTCGCGGATCGCGCGGTCAAACTCGGCGGCGGAGACTTCCGGCCGGACCCCAAGCGCTACGGCGTCGGGGAACTCGACATGGTCGCCGAAGCGCTCGACGCGTCCGGTTCGGCGCTCGCTCAGCTCGTCCAGCGGGAACGCCAGCTCGTCGGCGACGTCTCCCACCAGCTGCGGAGCCGGTTGACCGCCTTGCAACTCCGGCTCGAACCGCTCACCGTCCACCCCGATCAGGACGTCGTCGACGAGGCGAAGGCCGCGCAGGAACAGGCGGACCGGCTCGCGGAGGCCCTCGACGAGCTGCTGGCCGCCGCGAGGGCGGCGCGCGAGGTCGGCGCGGAGCCGGTGAACCTGCCGGAAGTGCTCCCCGAGGTGTCCGAAGAGTGGCGACAGCTGCTTCGCGCCGAAGGCAGACATCTGCGGATCCGGGTCACCGACGGGCTGAGGGCGAGAGCGACGCCGGGCCGCTTGCGCGAGGTCGTCGGCGTCCTGCTCGACAACGCGCTCCGTCACGGCGCGGGAACGGTCACGCTCGCCGCCCGGCGCGGTGACACGGAGGGCACTGTCGTCATCGAGGTGGCCGACACCGGCTCGGGCGTGCCCGACGAACTGGCGCCGCACATCTTCGAACGCGGCTTCTCCGGCGGCGGTTCGACCGGCGTCGGGCTCGCGCTCGCCCGCGCGCTCACCGAGGCCGACGGCGGACGGCTGGAGCTGTCGAGCAAGCAGCCCGCGGTGTTCAGCCTCTTCCTGAAGGTGCCCCGGCCGGGTGACGTGGCCGAAGTGCGCTGGCCGGCCGAGCGGGTCCCGCGCTAG
- a CDS encoding response regulator transcription factor: MFEPNRTPVVVRATDPILHNGVRMTLRSRDDVWLVDGETADPTMVALLVTDRLDEAMTQLLSALHHQGFTRVVLVAGEVDDNEILSAIEHGVCAVARRSEAGADVLVRLIKAAAAGEGALPPDLLGRLLHRVSRLQRQVLQPRGLQFGGMSSRETEVLKLVASGFSTQEIADQLCYSQRTVKSILHDVTNRFQLRNRSHAVAYALREGLI, from the coding sequence ATGTTCGAACCGAACCGGACGCCTGTGGTCGTCCGCGCCACCGATCCGATTCTGCACAACGGCGTCCGCATGACGCTCCGCTCCCGTGACGATGTCTGGCTGGTGGACGGGGAGACCGCCGACCCGACGATGGTGGCCCTCCTGGTCACCGACCGCCTCGACGAGGCGATGACGCAACTGCTGTCCGCCCTGCATCACCAGGGATTCACCCGCGTCGTGCTCGTCGCGGGCGAAGTCGACGACAACGAGATCCTCAGCGCCATCGAGCACGGCGTCTGCGCGGTCGCCCGCCGTTCCGAGGCGGGCGCCGACGTCCTGGTCCGACTGATCAAGGCGGCCGCGGCCGGGGAAGGCGCGCTGCCGCCCGACCTGCTCGGCAGGCTGCTGCACCGGGTCTCGCGGCTGCAACGCCAGGTCCTGCAGCCGCGCGGCCTGCAATTCGGGGGCATGAGCAGCCGGGAGACCGAGGTGCTCAAACTGGTCGCGTCGGGGTTTTCGACGCAGGAGATCGCCGACCAGCTCTGCTACTCGCAGCGCACGGTGAAGAGCATCCTGCACGACGTGACCAACCGGTTCCAGCTCCGGAACCGCTCGCACGCGGTGGCTTACGCACTGCGTGAGGGATTGATCTGA
- a CDS encoding response regulator transcription factor, with protein sequence MNERLRVLVVDDHPLFRFGVCTLLANEPRIDVVGEAASGAHAISAAGALTPDVVVMDLHLPDISGAEATRHIVAERPEVGVLMLTMADESESVFSAMRAGARGYLLKDAEPDEIIRAVHAVARREAIFGPDIATRVLGFFNHTPPSTDTVFPELTVREREVLSLIAGGHSNTAIASALCLSPKTVRNHVSHVFSKLHVADRAEAIVRAREAGLGVREPR encoded by the coding sequence ATGAACGAACGCCTTCGCGTACTCGTGGTCGACGACCATCCGTTGTTCCGGTTCGGGGTTTGCACGCTGCTCGCCAACGAGCCGCGGATCGACGTGGTCGGCGAGGCCGCGAGCGGCGCGCACGCGATCAGCGCGGCGGGCGCCCTCACGCCCGACGTCGTGGTCATGGATCTGCATCTGCCCGATATCAGCGGCGCCGAAGCGACCCGGCACATCGTCGCCGAACGGCCCGAAGTCGGCGTGCTCATGTTGACGATGGCGGACGAAAGCGAATCGGTTTTCTCCGCGATGCGTGCCGGCGCCCGCGGATATCTGTTGAAAGACGCCGAACCCGACGAAATCATTCGTGCCGTTCACGCCGTCGCGAGGCGTGAAGCGATCTTCGGGCCTGACATCGCGACGCGGGTTCTCGGCTTTTTCAACCACACTCCGCCGAGTACGGACACCGTATTCCCGGAACTGACCGTCCGCGAACGAGAGGTCCTCTCACTCATCGCGGGCGGGCACAGCAACACCGCCATCGCCAGCGCCCTGTGCCTCAGCCCGAAGACCGTGCGGAACCACGTTTCCCACGTTTTCAGCAAACTCCACGTCGCGGACCGGGCCGAAGCCATCGTCCGCGCCCGCGAGGCCGGATTAGGTGTTCGAGAACCCCGATGA
- a CDS encoding NAD(P)H-binding protein — translation MILVLGSTGKIGRELVPALLDKGARVRALTRDPARARIDPRAEVATGDLDAFDPALLDGVDRVFVLTSGHGSDPLTQERTVLEAATGVAHVVKLSTTGVHFGQTDPISLVHAEAERAVREAGPDWTILRPGTFMDNRFAWLPAVRGDGVVRVTEGDPASALVHARDIAEVAATVLTSDGHAGKTYPITGGEALTTRRQVEILGGALGRQLTYVEEPEADSRARMLGFEWPASAVDGMFELKRQSAGNEEIVFDTVLDLLGRAPLTFDDWARQHAAAFA, via the coding sequence ATGATTCTCGTTCTCGGTTCCACCGGCAAGATCGGCCGCGAACTCGTGCCCGCGCTCCTGGACAAGGGTGCCCGTGTGCGTGCTCTGACGCGCGACCCCGCCCGCGCCCGGATCGACCCGCGTGCCGAGGTCGCCACCGGCGATCTCGACGCCTTCGATCCGGCGCTGCTCGACGGTGTCGACCGCGTGTTCGTCCTGACCTCCGGTCACGGCTCGGACCCGCTCACTCAGGAACGCACCGTGCTCGAGGCCGCCACCGGTGTCGCGCACGTCGTCAAACTCTCCACCACGGGAGTCCACTTCGGACAGACCGACCCGATCTCCCTCGTGCACGCGGAGGCCGAACGGGCCGTGCGCGAGGCCGGGCCGGATTGGACGATCCTGCGCCCCGGCACCTTCATGGACAACCGGTTCGCGTGGCTGCCCGCCGTCCGTGGCGACGGGGTCGTCCGCGTCACCGAGGGCGATCCGGCCTCCGCGCTGGTGCACGCCCGCGACATCGCCGAAGTCGCCGCGACCGTCCTGACCAGTGACGGGCATGCGGGCAAGACGTACCCGATCACCGGCGGCGAAGCACTCACGACGCGGCGGCAGGTCGAAATCCTCGGCGGTGCGCTCGGGCGGCAACTGACGTACGTCGAAGAACCCGAAGCCGATTCTCGAGCCCGGATGCTCGGGTTCGAGTGGCCCGCTTCCGCGGTCGACGGGATGTTCGAGCTCAAACGGCAGTCCGCCGGGAACGAGGAGATCGTGTTCGACACCGTTCTCGATTTGCTCGGCCGGGCGCCGCTGACATTCGACGACTGGGCCCGCCAGCACGCCGCCGCTTTCGCCTGA
- a CDS encoding MDR family MFS transporter: protein MSTALGAPSRARNTLALVGLFAAVFLAMLDAQVVATALPRMVGELGGATSFAWVTTAYLLAGSVSAPVYGKLGDLFGRKRVVLVAIALFVLGSLACGLAPTMPLLIAARVLQGIGSGGLFVAVAAIIGELFPGREGARYFAWFSICFAGSSLAGPVVGGVLTDLAGWRSIFGINVPIGLVAFGVVARCLRLERRRKTAPFDFAGIVVLSGAIIGLTLATPLTASIGAVLLVAFLVIERRAAEPVVPLRLFRARMFGLSVLASAAAGFVFLGSVNHLALFLQTAGGAGPSEAGLLLLPMTLAVAASSMVAGRIIAKTGAYRWAPILSMTLGLAAALAMSTMDETTPLPLVVAYLVVFGVAAGLNMQVLSMAAQQGVARTDLGAVSATVGFLRSLGTTAGLTVFGAVFTASFDSDSPAGYASALGGVFWAMVPVLAIGLIASLFLPRVSLRRDH from the coding sequence TTGAGCACCGCTCTCGGCGCGCCTTCGCGCGCCCGTAACACTCTTGCCCTCGTCGGGCTCTTCGCCGCCGTCTTCCTGGCGATGCTCGACGCCCAGGTCGTCGCGACCGCGCTGCCGCGGATGGTCGGCGAACTCGGCGGCGCGACCTCGTTCGCCTGGGTCACCACCGCCTACCTGCTGGCGGGCAGCGTCAGCGCCCCCGTCTACGGGAAACTCGGTGACCTCTTCGGCCGCAAGCGCGTCGTGCTCGTCGCGATCGCACTGTTCGTCCTCGGCTCCCTCGCCTGCGGGCTCGCGCCGACGATGCCGCTGCTGATCGCCGCCCGCGTCCTGCAGGGCATCGGCTCCGGCGGCCTGTTCGTCGCGGTCGCCGCGATCATCGGCGAACTGTTCCCGGGACGCGAAGGCGCCCGCTACTTCGCCTGGTTCTCGATCTGTTTCGCCGGCTCCTCCCTGGCGGGCCCGGTCGTCGGCGGTGTCCTGACCGACCTCGCCGGCTGGCGGTCGATCTTCGGGATCAACGTGCCGATCGGGCTGGTCGCGTTCGGCGTCGTGGCGCGATGCCTGCGGCTCGAACGACGCCGCAAGACCGCGCCGTTCGACTTCGCGGGCATCGTCGTGCTGTCCGGCGCGATCATCGGCCTGACCCTGGCGACCCCGCTCACGGCGTCGATCGGCGCGGTACTGCTCGTCGCCTTCCTGGTCATCGAACGCCGGGCGGCCGAACCGGTCGTCCCGCTTCGGCTGTTCCGCGCCAGGATGTTCGGCCTGAGCGTCTTGGCCAGTGCCGCGGCCGGGTTCGTCTTCCTCGGTTCGGTCAACCATCTGGCGCTCTTCCTGCAGACCGCCGGTGGTGCCGGACCTTCGGAAGCCGGGCTCCTGCTGCTGCCCATGACCCTCGCGGTCGCCGCGTCGTCGATGGTCGCGGGCCGGATCATCGCCAAGACCGGCGCTTATCGGTGGGCGCCGATCCTCAGCATGACCCTCGGCCTCGCCGCCGCCCTCGCCATGTCCACCATGGACGAAACGACGCCGCTGCCGCTCGTCGTCGCCTATCTCGTCGTGTTCGGCGTGGCGGCCGGGCTCAACATGCAGGTGCTTTCCATGGCGGCCCAGCAGGGCGTCGCCCGGACCGATCTCGGCGCCGTTTCGGCGACCGTCGGTTTCCTGCGTTCCCTCGGCACCACGGCCGGGCTGACCGTTTTCGGCGCGGTGTTCACTGCTTCGTTCGACTCCGACAGCCCCGCCGGGTACGCCTCCGCGCTCGGTGGCGTGTTCTGGGCGATGGTCCCCGTACTGGCGATCGGCCTCATTGCTTCCCTCTTCCTGCCGCGCGTTTCCCTGCGGCGCGACCACTGA
- a CDS encoding GtrA family protein, which produces MTVVESVLSRTPEPFRSVLIKHRELLKFAIVGGTTFLVDNGVWYLLKLSVLESKPTTAKAIAIIVATIVSYILNSEWSFRTRGGRERHHEAALFFVISGIAVVVNLIPLYTSRYIFDLEVPHVTRFVQEFADFTSGSIIGMLLAMFFRFWGFKKWVFPDELGKRRRDSDEPDDDVVPLR; this is translated from the coding sequence GTGACCGTGGTCGAATCCGTCCTTTCGAGGACGCCCGAGCCGTTCCGATCCGTGCTGATCAAGCACCGTGAGCTGTTGAAGTTCGCGATCGTGGGCGGCACGACGTTCCTCGTCGACAACGGCGTCTGGTACCTGCTGAAACTGAGCGTGCTGGAGTCGAAGCCGACCACGGCGAAGGCGATCGCGATCATCGTCGCGACGATCGTGTCCTACATCCTCAACAGCGAGTGGTCCTTCCGGACCCGCGGCGGCCGCGAGCGCCATCACGAGGCGGCGCTCTTCTTCGTGATCAGCGGGATCGCCGTGGTGGTCAACCTGATCCCGCTCTACACGTCGCGCTACATCTTCGACCTGGAAGTGCCGCATGTGACGCGGTTCGTCCAGGAGTTCGCCGACTTCACGAGCGGGTCGATCATCGGCATGCTCCTGGCGATGTTCTTCCGCTTCTGGGGTTTCAAGAAGTGGGTCTTCCCCGATGAGCTCGGCAAACGCCGCCGGGACAGCGACGAGCCGGACGACGACGTCGTTCCTCTCCGCTAA
- a CDS encoding GtrA family protein: protein MRGKHRELVRFGLVGGASFVITMTITYGLKFTVLTEKPVTALIIGVLVASVFSYVANRAWSFRTRGGRERAHEAALFFLLSAIALGLNALPQWVSRYVFELEQPHVGLLTQEIADFVSGVLVGTLLGTAFRWWSFKKWVFPEAGARPRLVRGGGPEISDIPDDPAA from the coding sequence ATGCGGGGGAAGCATCGCGAACTGGTGCGATTCGGCTTGGTCGGCGGCGCCAGTTTCGTCATCACGATGACGATCACCTACGGCCTGAAGTTCACCGTGCTGACCGAGAAGCCGGTGACCGCGCTGATCATCGGCGTGCTGGTGGCGAGCGTATTTTCGTACGTCGCGAATCGGGCATGGTCCTTTCGCACCCGCGGTGGCCGGGAGCGAGCCCACGAAGCGGCCCTTTTCTTCCTGCTCAGCGCGATCGCGCTCGGCCTCAACGCGCTTCCGCAGTGGGTTTCGCGGTACGTGTTCGAACTGGAGCAGCCGCACGTCGGGCTGCTGACCCAGGAGATCGCCGACTTCGTCAGCGGGGTGCTCGTCGGGACCCTGCTCGGCACGGCGTTCCGCTGGTGGTCGTTCAAGAAGTGGGTCTTTCCGGAGGCCGGCGCGCGGCCGCGGCTGGTGCGCGGCGGCGGACCGGAGATCTCCGACATTCCGGACGACCCCGCCGCCTGA